The following are encoded in a window of Jeotgalibacillus aurantiacus genomic DNA:
- a CDS encoding phage tail protein, with the protein MNSYLGEIKIFSGTYAPQGWAFCDGSPLNVNQYQGLFSVIGSVYGGDSRTYFNLPDLRDRVPVQQGQATGGTIYWKIGDKKGDPTVTLNESQTPLHNHIPQSSASTTGVSSPEQAIWCTESGRSRKPYKSGTDTKVSMKADALNPVGGNQPHNNQQPYLALNYIICIDDGIYPIREQ; encoded by the coding sequence ATGAATTCATACCTTGGAGAAATCAAAATCTTTTCAGGCACTTATGCACCACAAGGATGGGCTTTTTGTGACGGATCACCATTGAATGTGAATCAATATCAGGGGTTATTTAGTGTGATTGGATCTGTTTATGGTGGAGACAGCAGGACATACTTTAACCTTCCTGATTTAAGAGACCGTGTGCCGGTTCAACAGGGTCAGGCAACCGGTGGAACAATCTACTGGAAAATCGGTGATAAAAAAGGAGATCCAACAGTAACATTAAATGAATCCCAGACACCCCTGCATAATCACATCCCACAAAGCTCTGCATCAACTACCGGTGTATCAAGCCCTGAGCAGGCGATCTGGTGTACAGAAAGTGGGAGAAGCAGAAAACCTTATAAGTCGGGCACGGACACCAAAGTGTCGATGAAAGCAGATGCGTTGAATCCGGTTGGCGGAAATCAGCCGCATAACAACCAGCAGCCTTATCTTGCATTAAATTATATCATTTGTATAGATGATGGAATTTACCCAATCAGAGAACAGTAA
- a CDS encoding phage tail protein — MGEQYVGDIQLFPYQRGINGWAECNGQLLSIQSNQALYSIIGTMYGGDGKTTFALPDLRGRVPMHRGPLNPQGTSAGEDQHTLTVNEIPNHTHQVFADSGRANQLSPANNIWGTVYSSDTSTDTVNAYSANGDTVMSDEAIATAGASSPHTNMQPYLTMMYYIALNGYYPSRG, encoded by the coding sequence ATGGGAGAACAATATGTAGGAGATATTCAACTCTTTCCATATCAGCGTGGAATCAACGGTTGGGCAGAATGCAATGGACAACTGCTGTCTATCCAGTCAAATCAGGCTTTATATTCAATAATCGGCACAATGTATGGTGGAGATGGTAAAACGACATTCGCGTTACCTGATCTCAGAGGGAGAGTACCGATGCACAGAGGTCCCTTAAACCCGCAAGGAACATCAGCTGGTGAAGATCAACATACATTAACAGTCAATGAAATTCCGAATCACACGCATCAGGTATTTGCTGATTCCGGAAGAGCGAATCAGCTGTCTCCTGCCAATAATATATGGGGAACAGTATACAGCTCGGATACATCCACTGATACGGTAAACGCCTATTCGGCAAACGGGGATACAGTAATGAGTGACGAAGCGATTGCCACTGCGGGTGCAAGCTCACCTCACACAAATATGCAACCTTACTTAACCATGATGTACTACATAGCATTAAACGGCTATTATCCTTCGAGAGGTTAG